TCATGAGccttttattaaatgtaaattaaatcttGACTGAAAGAAGTACGTAtgcataaatgtaaataaatacacataattaACTTTCTAATctttctaatctaatctaatctaataaTTCGTTGCAACGAATTAGGCTCCCCTCAGCTGAATTTCACACTTGCTCTCTGCCTTCAAATACTTGGACACCGTGCTTTCATCATGGAGATTCAGGCTTCCCTGTGATGCTGCAAGTTGGAACCTTGTGCAATCACCCCCAGGTCATTTCCCTCTAGCTTGTGGACTTCCTATCACTCACATAATGTCACGTCTAGTCACTCCGGCAAAGCTAGAAGAAAGTTTGGGAGGCAGGTTCAACCTGGTGGGGAATCACCCCGCCCATCCCCCGTCCCCGCACTTTCCTACTAGGGCTGTAACAGGTCACAGCCTGTGGGGCATGAATCAGCCTCCCGGGCTTCACGCAGGTATGCTCCGCCCCTGTCCGGGATCCGAAGGACAATCACCCTACATAAAGCAGGCACCCACGGCATCGGCACCCAGGCTGCCTGGAGACTGGACCTTGTGCACCCTCTTCCCGCCTGCACATTCAAGAAACGCCTCGCCCCGAGGGCCACTCAAACGGGACAGCATGGACTTTATAACCGACATAGGGGTTACGCTTGTGTGGTTGGTCCTGTTGATGAGCGGGCGGGGAGCCAATGCTCAGAGCTCTCCAGGTACTGCCCATTCCGGGGACCCCTCCTCTTTGCGCCGGGCTTTCGCCCTGGGGTAAGCAGGGGTGGTGCTGCAACTGTGGGGTTCCGGACTGCACCcgctctctctgccctgctctctctgcccgctCTCCCCAGACCCCTGTCGCACAGGACGTCTGGGAGCCGCGGGAAGATATACTCCTGCAGAAGTTTGTACTTTTCTCTCTGCGACTCCCCTTGTGcggggaagcagagggacagaagTTCTTGGGAAGCCTCTACCTTCCCGGAGACTTGGcaggcctccttccctctctcaggctctccttctgctcctccagaAGGAAACAATGCAGATatctgcctcctgccccccgaCGAGGGGATCTGCCGAGCGCTGTTTCGCCGTTACTACTATGACAGTTCCACACAGAGCTGCCGCCAGTTCTACTATGGAGGCTGCGAGGGCAATGCCAACAATTTCCGAACTTTGGAGGACTGCAATGAAGCTTGCTGGAGGATAGACAGTAAGTGGCCTTGCTCAAGCTCACATCTCCTGGCTGCTAGTAACTTAATTTCCCAGATCCCATTTTCTACAGTAAGTTTTAGCCTTTATTTTCTCAAACATTAAGTAAGGCTCGCTTATTATTTCCAGAAAGTAATCCCAAGTTTACACTGGCTAACAAATTTCTCGCCTAAGTGGCATTTATCATAATTCAGGGTCTGTGCAGACTCAGAGCAAGAGTTCATCGTAGGGCATAATAATGCAGGGGTGTGATGTATTGGGTACCACATAAGTACTTTTCTTTATCCTTAGTTCTTAACCCATGTTTTTTTTTATGCCTCCTAGAGAGCCCTGTTTCCTCCTGTCGGTTATCCATCAATCTGACAAACTTTTCAGCAGATTTTATTGTTAAGGTGTGATTTAGCTAACTGTAACTTTTCCTTTTGTCCCCTGACACCCAAACTTGTTTTGGGTTAGTACAGGGATATAGTAGAGATTCATGAtcatggtttctatttcattttaatcatatttattatatctGGTAAGGCCAGTAACAAAACATGGGACTTCGCCATTCAAGGAACTAAgccaaagaaaaatgtgtatgcaTTCCTATGAATAAGTCTGATTAACTTTCTATGTAGAAAAATCAGAACACCctgagagaacagagagagtTTCCACTGTATTTGGCTGACTCAGGTCTGGggctgctatttaaaaaaaaaaaaaaaaaaaaaaaaagagctaaataaCTGGATGAAAGAAAAGTTTTCTGGGGATTTACTATCCTGGTACTGAATGTGATACCGTTTTCTCCCCAGTTGTTTCTGAAAATGCAGTAAAGTTCTGAAGTAATGCTAAGGAAGTATTACTTACTAACTACTTCAGTAACTTAGTATTTAGTAATACTGAAAGTAAGTAATACTAAGTATTACTAAAGCTAATTTTTGACTAGCATTTTTTATGCCCTCCTTTTCCTAGAAGTTCCTCATAGATGCAGGTTGGAAGTCAGTAAGGGGCAGTGTGGAGTACGCACAGGAAAGTACTTCTTCAATCTAAGTTCCATGACATGTGAAAAATTCATACCTGGCGAGTGTGGCCTACTGTGCACCAAAGAaaagtaaatactatttttaaagggtctgtttcatttcttttaagattttaggatggaagaaaaataatactttgatGTGTAATTACATGCCTTGTGTTCTGATGATTTCACATATAGAAGGGTATCAGtcctactatatatatatatatctcctgtgaggtagtattattattattcccccATTTACATATGAGAGTACAGACTGCCAGAAGTTAATGACTTGCCAAGTTCTCAGGGCTAGAAAGTCACAAAGCTGTGCATGATTTAAGTTTTTGCTTCCTGTTCGGGATTGTTTCTTTAGGACTATTTCTCATCTTCTCagtttacatataaaaattacagtattctgggggtgcctgggtggttcagtctgttaagcattcaactcttgatttagggtcaggtcatgatctcaggctcctgggatcaagccccaagcatGGAGAttaagttttctctctccctttccctctgccctcttcactctctcttctctctctctcaaaataaataataccgttagggaacctgggtggctcagtttggctcaggttttgatcccagaatcctgcatcgggctcccacctccccgaggagtctgcttctccctctgaccttcttccctctcatactctctttcaatgcctctctctcaaataaacaaataaaatcataaaaaaaaggagaaatcttaaaaaaaaaaatcacagtattcTGAATGCCATGAATTCAGGTTTATATGGAATCACTTGTGTATAGGATGTAGTAGAACATATCCAGACCTCAGATGGTGAATCTTGAAAATTTCTGTCTAAAGTTTTTGGTTAGATTTCTGTATCCTTTAGTAATTGCAAAGTGTAGGACAAAGACCTCTCCATCCTTCTTTTTTCTGCTCCTATTTCTTACCtacaccccccccacctccttagTCCCTGAAATAACAGGTTACTTGGGCAATATTTCTGTAGAGAGAGGCAATACAGGCATTCTCCCTAGGCATAGCagagacacacatacagaaaGACACATAAATTTAACAAACAAGGAAAACTTGCTCTGGAAGAGATTTGAAGAAGCTCTATAATTGTCCTGTACGCAGAATCTCGAGTTAATGAGAAGATGGttgttgcttgtgtttccttaaatgttttatataaagaaaaatgttccaaTGACTACTTGGGAATTACATAAATGTATACTTAATTAATGATGGAAGGAGAactgatgaaaatgtttaaagtaaATCTACCAACACAAGGAAGTTTACTAAAGCATGTCATACATCAACCCTTGAAACACAACCAATTTCTACTTGACCGTATCTGCTTTTTGGGTTTAATTTCTTAACACATTCAAATGATACAAGGACATAACTTCAGAAGAAATTCTCTccagtttataaaaattttagaattaacaaACTAGAGCATGCAAGCTTTCTTGAAAATTGAGACACACTTTTTAAATGGTTTGGTATGATATTCTGAATTCAGAACGAAGCTTCAGTAATCATCacagtttattaattttggtattattacatttctaattttgttttccctttcatcAAGGTCCATCATATTGCTACAGTCCAAAAGATGGGGGCGATTGCTCTGGTAATGTAACTCGCTATTATTTTAATCGAAGACACACTGCCTGTGAGGCCTTCACCTATACTGGCTGTGGAGGGAATGACAATAACTTTGATAACATAGAGGACTGCACACGTGTTTGTCTAAAAGGTAGtagattttttcttattcaatttttaaactaactttataaataattcataagcaaaattatatttttacgtATCTGTTGCCTAATAGCCATTTCTCTGGAAGAGATTTGAGGAACTCTCTTATGTATCCATTGTCCTAACTGCCATTTCTAGACCATTTCTACGTAAATGGCACTTTAGTACCAGTCAGTTTTGTTAAATACTTGTAGTGGCTAGCTTCAACAGGTAGTAGCTGTATCCTTGTATTTTAAAGGTAGAAAGTTATTAACTTGAGTGGATAGTGAGTAAAACTGgctttataatcattaaaaatagttGAGGTGAGTGTGTAAGCATATTGGAAATGTTGATTTAAAGTGAGTCTATGGACTGGAGatatgtgatatttttattttgttgactttagctaaaaggaaaggaggaaaagaatgagaagataCCCGACACTATTTTGCCCATGGAAGATAACTAACTTGGAAGGAGTAATTTTAACCTTTTCCCCTGTATGTCATCTTGTGGATGCTACTGGCTCTGTGGTTATATCTGAAGAATAATATGGTGATACAGGGAAATGAATCATTAATGATTTATACATCAGTTTTTATTGCTACAGGttactttttcatgtatttttacaCATAACCAGCTGCTATTCAAATGTCAAtcgattatttttaatttaccatTCACCTATATTTTAATGTAGTTGAATTGCTGCTGTGCCTaagatataaaagcaaataatgaCTCACTCATTTCTTGGAGTTGTTCTTCCTGATTTCAGCAGTGAtcataactgaaaagaaaagacgATATAGTCATGTTCTCTTAACACATATGATCATAAAAAGGACcagcaaatacattttattctgcATTTAAAAGTTGGATTATATTTTAGGTCCAAGGAAACAAACTTGCAGATTTACCAACAGTTTAGAAAATATTACAAGTGCTATTATTTAGACATCACTAACTTTTATATCTACTGTGTCACTTAGAGGATAATAAGATAACTTTTGAATAAAAAGTtggtaaattaattaaaatctgaaatgCTTTCTTCCGGgataaaattctctctctctcttcatctacctttccacccatccatccccactcacattatgtatttgtttatacatAATAGATCTTCATTACTTCCAAAGACATAATAGACATAACACTAAAATTGTTAGAGCTTTTGAACTGAATATTCATGGCATTTACTTAAATTAACCAGAGACTATACATGAATTTGATTTAAATTCTACTAATGAATTATTCTTGGTAAATATGATCATTCCAGTTaaacagttttttctttcctctgtaataaaaatgttttaaaaaattcctacatTTTCATGGCAAGGtccatatatttaaaagtatgccCCCCAATCTAGCAAAATTATAAGTGCATTTGCAGTTTGCTTGAGAAatccctcttttaaaaatctatctcaAAGGTATTgtgacaaaaatacaaaatggtataATCCTGAGGGCATTCATTGATGTATTATTTAGAACAACCAATAACAGGAAATAAACCAGATAATCATAACCAGGGGATTAAAGATATGaatgtaaaaatgaacaaaatacctATATATGGATATCATCTGATCctcagaatacatttttaaaaagggtctaGAGCAACATGAATAAATACACACATCACAGAGGACAtaacaatattaaaatagttaCCTTTAGCAGGAAGGGGAAAACAGGATGGGACAGGCATTTATGTGAATGTACCTCATTATATGGCTGTGATCTTAGACcatgtaaacattttatataataagaaaacaaaatataaagaatagaaAGCATTCCTTGTACaactggaaacaaaccaaaacaactcAACCCAAATGAATAACAAATAATGGCCTAACTGCAgaaatctgtaattatttctgGTGACCTTCAAAGCCAGTATTTTGACTCTCTTTTAAGGGATATAATCTAAGGGTCAAGTAAATTctgaagaaatctgaaaatgcatttagtaatctttttttttttttttttaaagattttatttatttggcagagagagacacagtgagagagggaacacaagcagggggggtgggagaggggagaagcaggcttcccgctcagtggggagcccgatatggggctcgatcccaggaccgacacttaaccaactgagccacccaagcacccctgcgTTTAGTAGTCTTATTATTaacactgatatttttattttgaacttaacACAGAATGCTACATTTTACTATATATTCTGtatgaaaatataagaatttatttctttagaagtCAAGATTTTTAGTGTTAAGTGAAAAAgtatggaaattaagaaattaagaaaaactctTTAGATTTTAAATTGGAATATAAGTATTAGCatgaaatcaaaatttattttctctttgggaaaaataaagtattttccacCCTCCCACTGAAATATCCTTGAAGCAATGACAATTCAGTAGCAGTAAGTGTACCTCCCATTCAGACGGTGGTCTCTAAATATGATTTCTCAGTAGACGGAACCAGGGAGCCAGGGTTCTTAGGAGAAATCACTGAATCCAGGTCTGGAAGAGGAAATACATAAGATGAACCTGGGCCATCTTATTCCAGAGAATAAGGAAGCTATTTGAATCATGTCACAAAAACAGGAGAGTAACATTAAGGGCCTTTCAGTGATCTAAAATAGG
This genomic stretch from Mustela erminea isolate mMusErm1 chromosome 11, mMusErm1.Pri, whole genome shotgun sequence harbors:
- the LOC116568964 gene encoding boophilin-G2-like isoform X1 — protein: MNQPPGLHAGMLRPCPGSEGQSPYIKQAPTASAPRLPGDWTLCTLFPPAHSRNASPRGPLKRDSMDFITDIGVTLVWLVLLMSGRGANAQSSPEGNNADICLLPPDEGICRALFRRYYYDSSTQSCRQFYYGGCEGNANNFRTLEDCNEACWRIDSPSYCYSPKDGGDCSGNVTRYYFNRRHTACEAFTYTGCGGNDNNFDNIEDCTRVCLKAKRKGGKE
- the LOC116568964 gene encoding boophilin-G2-like isoform X2; amino-acid sequence: MNQPPGLHAGMLRPCPGSEGQSPYIKQAPTASAPRLPGDWTLCTLFPPAHSRNASPRGPLKRDSMDFITDIGVTLVWLVLLMSGRGANAQSSPEGNNADICLLPPDEGICRALFRRYYYDSSTQSCRQFYYGGCEGNANNFRTLEDCNEACWRIDSPSYCYSPKDGGDCSGNVTRYYFNRRHTACEAFTYTGCGGNDNNFDNIEDCTRVCLKGTMEVRK